The DNA region CCGCGCAGTATATGAAGTCGACGTTGTGGTTCGAGCAGAGGCAGGTGCGGCCTGCCGTGTTTCGGTGGTCAGTCGGATCACCGTGTGCGCTGGCTGTGCGGGGCACAATGACGGTATGGCAAACGTTGAGTCCTTCGATCTGGATCACACCAAGGTTCATGCGCCCTACGTCCGGCTGGCGGGCGTGAAGACCACGCCGCACGGCGATCACATCAGCAAGTACGATCTGCGACTCCTGCAACCCAATCAGGGAGCCATCGAGCCGGCCGCCATCCATACCCTGGAGCACCTGCTGGCCGGCTATCTGCGCGACCACCTTCAGGACGTGGTGGACGTGTCCCCCATGGGGTGCCGGACGGGCATGTACATGGCTGTGATCGGTGCCCCGGACGAGCAGGCGGTGCTCGGCGCCTTCGAG from Deinococcus sp. KSM4-11 includes:
- a CDS encoding S-ribosylhomocysteine lyase, with amino-acid sequence MANVESFDLDHTKVHAPYVRLAGVKTTPHGDHISKYDLRLLQPNQGAIEPAAIHTLEHLLAGYLRDHLQDVVDVSPMGCRTGMYMAVIGAPDEQAVLGAFEAALKDTAAHDRPIPGVSELECGNYRNHDLEAARQHARDALAQGLKVQETILLDRSSATS